A single region of the Streptomyces sp. NBC_00425 genome encodes:
- a CDS encoding SDR family oxidoreductase has translation MSTILVTGGTGTLGRLVVERLRAGGHEVRVLSRHAEPYAVDLREGGPGLDTAVAGVDTVVHCASSPRGGDERAAAHLIAAARRAGVAHLVYISIVGVDRVPYRYYRAKLAVEELVAESGLGWTVLRATQFHDLLVQAFQALAKVPVLLLPARVSDQPVEVAEVADRLAELAAGAPAGRVDDVGGPEVRTAESLARAFLKASGRRCAVVNVPLWGAAYRGFRSGGHLAPERAVGKVSFEDYLATRVRR, from the coding sequence ATGAGCACGATCCTGGTGACCGGCGGGACCGGAACCCTCGGCCGGCTCGTCGTGGAGCGGCTGCGAGCGGGCGGGCACGAGGTGCGGGTGCTCAGCCGGCACGCCGAACCGTACGCCGTCGACCTGCGCGAGGGCGGACCCGGCCTGGACACGGCCGTGGCGGGCGTCGACACGGTCGTGCACTGCGCGAGCTCGCCGCGCGGCGGCGACGAGCGGGCGGCCGCGCACCTGATCGCCGCGGCGCGCCGGGCCGGGGTGGCACACCTGGTGTACATCTCGATCGTCGGCGTGGACCGAGTGCCGTACCGCTACTACCGGGCGAAGCTCGCCGTGGAGGAGCTCGTGGCGGAGTCCGGGCTCGGCTGGACGGTGCTGCGCGCGACGCAGTTCCACGATCTCCTGGTCCAGGCGTTCCAGGCACTCGCCAAGGTCCCGGTGCTGCTGCTGCCCGCGCGGGTGAGCGACCAGCCGGTGGAGGTGGCGGAGGTCGCCGACCGGCTCGCCGAACTGGCCGCCGGTGCGCCGGCCGGGCGGGTCGACGACGTGGGCGGCCCCGAGGTGCGCACGGCCGAGTCGCTGGCCCGCGCGTTCCTGAAGGCGAGCGGCAGGCGGTGCGCGGTGGTGAACGTACCGCTGTGGGGCGCGGCCTACCGGGGCTTCCGCTCCGGGGGCCATCTGGCCCCGGAGCGGGCGGTGGGCAAGGTCAGCTTCGAGGACTATCTGGCCACCCGCGTCCGGCGCTAG
- a CDS encoding riboflavin synthase produces the protein MFTGIVEELGEVTAVENLGDASRFRLRGPVVTDGAKHGDSIAVNGVCLTVVEHEGDEFTADVMAETLNRSSLGALAVGSRVNLERPTAVGSRLGGHIVQGHVDGTGEVLERRPSENWEIVKVSLPAELARYVVEKGSVTVDGISLTVVEAGRDHFTVSLIPTTLALTTLGLKQPGDPVNLEVDIVAKYVERLLTTAQQGAGK, from the coding sequence GTGTTCACCGGAATCGTCGAAGAACTGGGTGAGGTCACCGCCGTCGAGAATCTCGGCGACGCCTCCCGCTTCCGGCTGCGCGGCCCCGTCGTCACCGACGGCGCGAAGCACGGCGACTCCATCGCCGTGAACGGGGTCTGTCTCACTGTCGTCGAGCACGAGGGCGACGAGTTCACCGCCGACGTCATGGCGGAGACCCTGAACCGATCCAGCCTCGGCGCACTCGCCGTCGGCTCCCGGGTCAACCTCGAACGCCCCACCGCCGTCGGCTCGCGTCTCGGCGGGCACATCGTGCAGGGGCACGTCGACGGCACCGGCGAGGTGCTGGAGCGCAGGCCGTCCGAGAACTGGGAGATCGTCAAGGTCTCCCTCCCCGCCGAACTCGCCCGGTACGTCGTGGAGAAGGGCTCCGTCACCGTCGACGGCATCAGCCTCACGGTCGTCGAGGCCGGCCGGGACCACTTCACCGTCAGCCTCATCCCCACCACCCTCGCGCTGACCACGCTCGGCCTCAAGCAGCCCGGCGACCCGGTCAACCTCGAGGTCGACATCGTCGCCAAGTACGTCGAGCGCCTGCTGACCACCGCACAGCAGGGAGCGGGCAAGTGA
- a CDS encoding bifunctional 3,4-dihydroxy-2-butanone-4-phosphate synthase/GTP cyclohydrolase II: MSTAPILYSTEGLEDLSLDPVAQAVADIAAGRPIVVVDDEDRENEGDLVVAAEKVTPEIVAFMMSECRGLICAPMESDELERLKLPQMVDDNTESMTTAFTVSVDASAAHGVTTGISAADRAATLRLLASGEAGPADFVRPGHVFPLRAQPGGVLTRNGHTEAAVDLARLAGLRPAGAIVEIAGEDGRMLRLPELIPFARKHGLTIISIEDLIAYRRSAEPTVRREAETRLPTVHGTFTAYGYRSTVDGVEHVALVHGDIGDGEDVLVRVHSECLTGDVFASLRCDCGPQLDASLERIQSEGRGVMVYLRGHEGRGIGLLSKLRAYALQEQGHDTLDANLELGLPADARDYGAGAQILEDLGVRSVRLMTNNPEKSEALVRHGIEVVEREPMPVQAGEHNIRYLRTKRDRMGHDLPWLDAAPVSPCGNQ; this comes from the coding sequence ATGAGCACGGCACCGATCCTGTACAGCACCGAAGGCCTGGAAGACCTCAGCCTCGACCCCGTGGCGCAGGCCGTCGCCGACATCGCGGCCGGCCGGCCCATCGTGGTCGTCGACGACGAGGACCGCGAGAACGAGGGCGACCTCGTCGTCGCCGCCGAGAAGGTGACGCCCGAGATCGTCGCCTTCATGATGAGCGAGTGCCGCGGCCTGATCTGCGCCCCCATGGAGAGCGACGAGCTGGAGCGTCTGAAGCTCCCGCAGATGGTCGACGACAACACCGAGTCGATGACCACCGCGTTCACGGTCTCCGTGGACGCCTCGGCAGCCCACGGCGTCACCACCGGCATCTCCGCCGCCGACCGCGCCGCCACGCTCCGGCTGCTGGCGAGCGGCGAGGCCGGGCCGGCCGACTTCGTGCGCCCCGGCCACGTCTTCCCGCTGCGCGCCCAGCCCGGCGGCGTGCTGACCCGCAACGGCCACACCGAGGCCGCCGTGGACCTCGCCCGGCTCGCGGGACTGCGCCCGGCCGGCGCCATCGTCGAGATCGCCGGCGAGGACGGCCGGATGCTGCGCCTGCCCGAACTGATCCCGTTCGCCCGCAAGCACGGCCTGACGATCATCTCCATCGAGGACCTGATCGCCTACCGGCGCAGCGCCGAGCCGACGGTCCGCCGCGAGGCCGAGACCCGACTGCCCACCGTGCATGGCACGTTCACCGCCTACGGCTACCGCTCCACCGTCGACGGCGTCGAGCACGTCGCCCTGGTCCACGGTGACATCGGCGACGGCGAGGACGTCCTGGTCCGCGTCCACTCCGAATGCCTCACCGGCGACGTCTTCGCCTCCCTGCGCTGCGACTGCGGCCCCCAGCTCGACGCGTCCCTGGAGCGCATCCAGAGCGAGGGCCGGGGCGTGATGGTCTACCTGCGCGGACACGAGGGCCGGGGCATCGGTCTGCTGTCCAAGCTGAGGGCCTACGCACTCCAGGAACAGGGCCACGACACCCTCGACGCCAACCTGGAGCTGGGCCTGCCCGCCGACGCCCGCGACTACGGGGCCGGAGCGCAGATCCTCGAGGACCTCGGCGTGCGCAGCGTCCGTCTGATGACGAACAACCCCGAGAAGAGCGAGGCGCTCGTCCGGCACGGCATCGAGGTCGTCGAGCGCGAGCCGATGCCCGTCCAGGCGGGCGAGCACAACATCCGCTACCTGCGCACCAAGCGGGACCGGATGGGACACGACCTGCCCTGGCTGGACGCGGCCCCCGTGTCCCCCTGCGGCAACCAGTAA
- a CDS encoding RNA polymerase sigma-70 factor, whose product MEQGEPRTAASADEFEAHRSRLFGLAYRMLGSAHEAEDVVQDAYLRFSGADRAAIGHPAAWLAKTVTRLCLNRLTSARARRETYVGEWLPEPVLTSDGTLDPLESAQQREAVSLAMLMLLETLTPQERAVYVLREAFAYPHRETAEVLDLSEAHCRPLHRRTVQRVTAARPRFEAAPARRAELVASFVRAARDGDLGALEKVLAADVEWWSDGGGRVRTALRPILGREKVLRFLDAGFRTFAAGFSLTVVELNAAPGALVHDDGALIATLGFEGRGDEITAVQVMMNPDINFVGRQLGRM is encoded by the coding sequence ATGGAGCAGGGTGAACCCAGGACGGCCGCGAGCGCCGACGAGTTCGAGGCGCACCGGTCCCGGCTGTTCGGACTGGCCTACCGGATGCTGGGCTCGGCCCACGAGGCCGAGGACGTGGTGCAGGACGCCTACCTGCGGTTCAGCGGAGCCGACCGCGCGGCCATCGGGCACCCCGCGGCCTGGCTGGCGAAGACCGTCACCCGCCTGTGCCTGAACCGGCTCACCTCGGCGCGCGCCCGGCGCGAGACGTACGTCGGCGAATGGCTGCCGGAACCGGTCCTCACCTCGGACGGCACGCTCGATCCCCTGGAGTCCGCGCAGCAGCGCGAGGCGGTGTCACTGGCGATGCTCATGCTGCTGGAGACGCTCACCCCGCAAGAGCGGGCGGTGTATGTGCTGCGGGAGGCGTTCGCCTACCCGCACCGGGAGACGGCCGAGGTCCTCGACCTGAGCGAGGCCCATTGCCGCCCGTTGCACCGGCGGACGGTGCAACGGGTGACGGCGGCGCGCCCGCGCTTCGAGGCCGCGCCCGCACGCCGGGCGGAGCTGGTCGCCTCGTTCGTGAGGGCGGCGCGGGACGGCGACCTGGGGGCGCTGGAGAAGGTGCTCGCCGCCGACGTCGAGTGGTGGAGCGACGGCGGAGGACGGGTGCGGACCGCCCTGCGGCCGATCCTGGGCCGCGAGAAGGTGCTGCGCTTCCTGGACGCCGGGTTCCGGACGTTCGCGGCCGGCTTCTCGTTGACGGTCGTCGAGCTCAACGCCGCACCGGGCGCACTGGTCCACGACGACGGCGCGCTGATCGCCACGCTCGGCTTCGAGGGCCGCGGGGACGAGATCACAGCCGTACAGGTCATGATGAACCCGGACATAAACTTTGTGGGCCGTCAGCTCGGCCGGATGTAG
- the ribH gene encoding 6,7-dimethyl-8-ribityllumazine synthase yields the protein MSGKGAPELSVRNVGDLRVAVIAAQWHEKVMDGLVDGALRALHDLGIDEPTLLRVPGSWELPVVAKVLAGRGYDAIVALGVVIRGGTPHFEYVCQGVVQGLTQVSVETGVPVGMGVLTCDTEEQALDRAGIEGSNEDKGHEAVTAAVATAATLRSVSEPWR from the coding sequence GTGAGCGGCAAGGGCGCACCGGAGCTGTCCGTACGCAATGTGGGTGACCTGAGAGTCGCCGTCATCGCGGCCCAGTGGCACGAGAAGGTGATGGACGGTCTGGTCGACGGCGCGCTGCGCGCCCTGCACGACCTCGGCATCGACGAGCCGACCCTGCTGCGGGTCCCCGGCAGCTGGGAACTGCCGGTGGTGGCCAAGGTGCTGGCCGGGCGGGGCTACGACGCGATCGTCGCCCTCGGCGTCGTCATCCGCGGCGGCACACCGCACTTCGAGTACGTGTGCCAAGGGGTCGTCCAGGGACTCACCCAGGTCTCCGTCGAGACCGGCGTGCCCGTCGGCATGGGCGTCCTCACCTGCGACACCGAGGAGCAGGCCCTGGACCGGGCCGGCATCGAGGGCTCCAACGAGGACAAGGGACACGAGGCGGTGACGGCGGCGGTGGCGACCGCGGCCACCCTCCGTTCAGTATCCGAACCCTGGCGGTAG
- the pnuC gene encoding nicotinamide riboside transporter PnuC, protein MNWLNSEAFVAFDQHIIWSDMIGNILGLITLALGWRRSLLTWPVQFLSGLVLFVAFYGHLAGSAGKQVVVMVVALYGWWQWNRSKGRSADGQITPRFATWPERAAMVGAAAAGTVAVALLFKANPSLSWDPWPDAYIFVGTIVAMYAQARGMVEFWIAWLLVDVVGVPLNFANGYAFSGFVYVIYGALVLWGMRDWWLRSRKASQPALEGAPA, encoded by the coding sequence GTGAACTGGCTGAACTCCGAAGCGTTCGTCGCGTTCGACCAGCACATCATCTGGTCGGACATGATCGGGAACATCCTCGGCCTGATCACCCTCGCCCTCGGGTGGCGCCGCTCGCTGCTCACCTGGCCGGTGCAGTTCCTCTCCGGGCTCGTCCTCTTCGTCGCCTTCTACGGCCACCTCGCCGGCAGCGCCGGCAAACAGGTCGTCGTCATGGTCGTCGCCCTGTACGGCTGGTGGCAGTGGAACCGCAGCAAGGGGCGGTCCGCGGACGGCCAGATCACCCCCCGCTTCGCCACCTGGCCCGAGCGCGCGGCCATGGTCGGCGCCGCCGCCGCGGGCACGGTCGCCGTCGCGCTCCTCTTCAAGGCCAACCCGTCCCTGTCCTGGGACCCCTGGCCGGACGCCTACATCTTCGTCGGCACCATCGTCGCCATGTACGCCCAGGCGCGCGGCATGGTCGAGTTCTGGATCGCCTGGCTCCTCGTCGACGTCGTCGGCGTCCCCCTCAACTTCGCCAACGGCTACGCCTTCTCCGGCTTCGTCTACGTCATTTACGGCGCGCTCGTCCTGTGGGGCATGCGCGACTGGTGGCTGCGGTCCCGCAAGGCCTCGCAACCCGCTCTGGAAGGAGCGCCGGCATGA